A single window of Candidatus Methylomirabilota bacterium DNA harbors:
- a CDS encoding CHAD domain-containing protein, with product MPSRSRFDQVVAAMSVQVDTIRALRAGARRARDPEAVHRMRVAVRRLRAILRARRPVVARRSDEEGVDRLRRELKWLGIALGQVRDLDVLRAHLRSLRVDARAGGRAAHGRLLRHIRADRARAVTALRAALDGRRYARLLARLDATLAAARERTEDVSLPDVAAEEFARLRRAVKRLPKHPSAAELHEIRIKVKHARYAAELAQPDVGRRAERFVAKAKALQDILGAHQDAVVAERYVLRAAGQAPGARAFARQIAARQEERRGEARAAFIEQWPKLKRRGRRAWE from the coding sequence ATGCCGAGCCGCTCCCGCTTCGATCAGGTCGTCGCCGCCATGAGCGTGCAGGTCGACACCATCCGCGCGCTGCGCGCGGGCGCGCGGCGCGCCCGCGATCCGGAAGCCGTCCACCGGATGCGCGTGGCCGTGCGCCGGCTGCGCGCCATCCTGCGCGCGAGACGCCCGGTCGTCGCTCGACGGTCGGACGAGGAAGGCGTCGACCGGCTGCGCCGGGAGCTCAAGTGGCTCGGGATCGCGCTCGGGCAGGTTCGCGACCTCGACGTGCTGCGGGCCCATCTGCGATCGCTCCGTGTCGACGCCCGCGCGGGCGGCCGCGCCGCCCACGGCCGCCTGCTGCGGCACATCCGGGCGGACCGCGCTCGCGCGGTGACGGCGCTGCGCGCCGCGCTGGACGGTCGCCGCTACGCGCGGCTCCTCGCGCGGCTCGATGCCACGCTCGCCGCCGCACGCGAGCGGACGGAAGACGTCTCGCTTCCCGACGTCGCGGCCGAGGAGTTCGCGCGGCTGCGCCGGGCGGTCAAGCGGCTGCCGAAGCACCCGAGCGCCGCCGAGCTGCACGAGATCCGGATCAAGGTGAAGCACGCGCGCTACGCGGCCGAGCTCGCGCAGCCGGACGTGGGACGTCGCGCCGAGCGCTTCGTCGCGAAGGCCAAGGCGCTCCAGGACATCCTCGGCGCGCATCAGGACGCGGTGGTCGCCGAGCGATACGTCCTACGCGCGGCCGGCCAGGCGCCCGGAGCCCGGGCCTTCGCCCGACAGATCGCGGCGCGGCAGGAAGAGCGGCGGGGCGAGGCACGAGCGGCCTTCATCGAGCAGTGGCCCAAGCTCAAGCGCCGCGGACGGCGCGCGTGGGAGTAG
- a CDS encoding class I SAM-dependent methyltransferase — translation MRAGRARHARPPRGQPFTYGRIAGLYDSSLRLFGFTRAVEQFLERVDWCLPPRPRALDAGAGTGLNGLWFLRHFPGSEVVAFDIDRQMLAVLARRARRLGDLRHRLTVAHGDLRAPAVLTRIDTGQAIVLAPRSFDAVMVGAALEHVPLDAVLERLARLLRPGGLFLNLGMRPGPSSAMLGRLYRFRPYTTGEVRRRLERLGFVDVHTLRLTPAEFPANLTRIAVTARKA, via the coding sequence GTGCGTGCTGGCCGTGCTCGCCACGCCCGCCCGCCGCGCGGCCAGCCCTTCACGTACGGACGCATCGCCGGGCTGTACGACAGCTCGCTGCGCCTCTTCGGCTTCACGCGCGCGGTGGAGCAGTTTCTCGAGCGGGTCGACTGGTGCCTGCCGCCCCGTCCGCGCGCGCTCGACGCGGGCGCGGGCACCGGCCTCAACGGGCTGTGGTTCCTGCGGCACTTCCCGGGCTCCGAGGTCGTGGCCTTCGACATCGACCGGCAGATGCTGGCCGTGCTCGCGCGTCGGGCGCGCCGCCTCGGCGACCTCCGGCATCGGCTGACCGTGGCCCACGGCGATCTGCGCGCGCCCGCGGTACTGACCCGCATCGACACCGGCCAGGCGATCGTGCTCGCGCCGCGCAGCTTCGACGCGGTGATGGTGGGCGCGGCGCTCGAGCACGTGCCGCTGGACGCGGTGCTGGAGCGCCTGGCCCGGCTCCTGCGGCCGGGCGGCCTCTTCCTCAATCTCGGCATGCGCCCGGGCCCGTCGAGCGCGATGCTCGGCCGGCTCTACCGTTTCCGGCCGTACACCACCGGCGAGGTGCGCCGCCGGCTGGAACGTCTCGGCTTCGTGGACGTTCACACCCTGCGTCTGACGCCCGCCGAGTTCCCGGCCAACCTGACGCGGATCGCGGTGACCGCGCGCAAAGCCTGA